One genomic window of Hyperolius riggenbachi isolate aHypRig1 chromosome 7, aHypRig1.pri, whole genome shotgun sequence includes the following:
- the LOC137525945 gene encoding E3 ubiquitin-protein ligase TRIM21-like → MSCGEEESDEEGVFLEEEVEEEPQQVSQGACPAHPSRGIVHGWEEEENLPDITEEEQEEMATASEYNFVQMASFMLSSLLRDPLSSCLQVTSVVFAGIIEWFVEKVEGGSVCTQVTRVERIVGEAPRDEPKKTSDRMESAAQGEVRSCSICWNLYTKPVSLMCGHRFCLNCIVSLLDKQEGVGGVYSCPDCRREYSARPTLENVLPGQQEETEILCMFCTHYPVPAVKMCLYCETSMCERHLQAHNKKVDHMVVEPSEYLCSKKHSTYKTFKVDVCEGAPCSLVGKRKGLIMCVLEEVRLVRSFQNLSLGEGTVEEKIQIMQGYKEKLQEQADDEKKRIRTLFHDLGRCMEIEEGKVRGEISRQEEQILLSISDQIQQLEAQKDEESKEVATGSPVKMAAGSPVKMAAGSPSRMATLSPGRIATIINELRLEQSARDCQDMEVISATDLDDFLILTVLNTSLTDLLLKLKSRTNYPVQKVNELFLQAKSAHNLVALSHDLKTASSATTGQNRRDVKERFSRYQQVLSLEEFSTGRHYWEVEVSESGYVDVGVCYESIERKGENSSFEESEKSWCIGVCDTEYFILHGSQEHYAQPLHCRKDCRILGIYLDYDAGHLAFYQLGELRKCLHVFSTTFTEPLRAAFGVHGRAWVRIVH, encoded by the exons ATGTCATgtggagaagaggagtcagatgaggaaggtgtttttcttGAGGAAGAAGTGGAAGAAGAACCACAGCAGGTTTCGCAGGGGGCTTGTCCTGCTcacccttcccgtggtattgttcatggctgggaggaggaggagaacttacctgacatcactgaggaagagcaagaggagatggctactGCGTCGGAATAcaattttgtgcagatggcgtctttcatgctgtccagcctgttgcgggatcccc TGTCCAGCTGCCTGCAGGTCACGAGTGTAGTGTTTGCAGGAATTATCGAGTGGTTTGTAGAGAAG gttgaaggaggaagtgtttgtactcaggtgacgcgcgtggaacgcatcgtagGAGAGGCACCGAGGGATgaaccaaagaagacgtcagaccg GATGGAATCTGCTGCTCAAGGAGAGGTTCGGAGCTGCTCAATCTGCTGGAACCTTTATACAAAGCCGGTGTCACTGATGTGTGGTCACCGCTTCTGCCTGAACTGCATTGTGTCCCTTCTGGATAAACAGGAGGGAGTCGGAGGGGTTTACTCTTGTCCAGACTGTAGAAGGGAGTATTCGGCTCGCCCTACGCTGGAAAATGTCCTGCCTGGGCAGCAGGAGGAGACGGAGATCCTCTGTATGTTTTGTACGCATTATCCCGTTCCAGCTGTTAAGATGTGCCTCTATTGTGAAACCTCCATGTGTGAGAGACACTTGCAAGCCCACAACAAGAAAGTGGACCATATGGTGGTGGAACCCTCGGAGTACTTGTGTTCTAAAAAACACTCCACCTATAAGACATTCAAGGTCGACGTGTGTGAGGGTGCGCCCTGCTCTCTAGTTGGGAAACGTAAAGGACTAATCATGTGCGTCCTAGAGGAGGTGAGACTTGTGCGTAGTTTTCAAAACCTGAGTCTAGGAGAAGGAACAGTGGAGGAGAAAATTCAGATTATGCAGGGCTATAAGGAAAAATTACAGGAACAAGCCGATGATGAAAAGAAGAGAATCAGGACTCTGTTTCATGACCTCGGGAGATGTATGGAAATTGAGGAAGGCAAAGTCCGGGGTGAGATCTCAAGACAGGAAGAGCAGATCTTGCTGTCTATCTCTGATCAGATCCAGCAGCTGGAGGCTCAGAAGGATGAGGAGTCCAAGGAGGTAGCCACTGGGAGTCCCGTTAAGATGGCGGCTGGGAGTCCCGTTAAGATGGCGGCTGGGAGTCCGAGTAGAATGGCCACTTTGAGTCCCGGTAGGATTGCCACAATAATAAATGAATTGCGACTTGAGCAATCGGCAAGGGATTGCCAGGATATGGAGGTTATTTCTGCCACTGATCTTGATGATTTTCTGATCTTGACTGTGCTGAACACCTCGCTAACTGATTTACTCTTGAAGTTGAAATCTCGAACCAACTACCCTGTACAAAAGGTGAATGAACTCTTTCTGCAGGCAAAATCAGCCCATAACTTGGTGGCTTTATCTCATGACCTGAAAACCGCATCCTCCGCTACCACGGGCCAGAACAGAAGAGATGTGAAAGAGCGGTTTTCCAGATACCAACAGGTTTTGAGTTTAGAAGAGTTTTCCACTGGgagacattactgggaagtggaagTCAGTGAATCTGGATACGTGGATGTTGGAGTGTGTTACGAAAGTATAGAAAGAAAGGGTGAAAATTCCAGCTTCGAAGAAAGTGAAAAGTCGTGGTGTATCGGTGTTTGCGATACCGAATATTTCATTCTGCATGGTTCCCAAGAACATTATGCTCAACCATTGCACTGTAGGAAAGATTGTAGAATCTTGGGCATTTATCTAGATTATGATGCTGGACACCTGGCCTTCTACCAGCTGGGCGAGCTTAGGAAATGCTTGCATGTCTTCTCAACCACTTTCACTGAACCCCTGCGTGCTGCTTTCGGAGTCCACGGGAGAGCCTGGGTGAGAATCGTACACTAA